Below is a window of Shewanella khirikhana DNA.
GTAATAGGCGTAATAGTGGTGTTCAAAAAACTGGCCAGTGAGCCTATGCACAAACTCACAAACGCTCGTTTGACTCAGGTTGACGTTTACGTTAACAGCACGTAAAGTTGCGCTATTGCGTAACCACTTGGGTGCCATGGTGCCCGCGGTTACATCCCCAACAAAAGAAGGTGCAGGAAGGAAACCCTATGAAAATACTGGTGCCTGTAAAGCGCGTTGTCGATGCCAACGTGAAGGTGAGGGTGAAGGCCGATAATACCGATGTAGACACGGCAAACCTCAAGATGGCGATTAACCCCTTTTGTGAAATTGCCGTAGAAGAAGCGGTAAGACTCAAAGAAGCGGGTCACGCCAGCGAAATCGTGGTTGTGAGTGTCGGCAGCAAGGCCGTGCAGGAGCAGATGCGTACCGCCATGGCACTGGGCGCCGATCGGGGAATTCACGTGGAAGCCGGCGACGATCTGGCTCCGGTTTCCATCGCCAAGATTTTGAAAGCCGTGCAGGACAAAGAGCAGGCTCAGCTGGTATTGCTGGGTAAGCAGTCCATCGATGGTGACAACAACCAGACCGGTCAGATGCTGGCCGCGCTGATGGACGCGCCTCAGGCGACCTTTGCTTCCAAAGTGGTTGTGGAAGGCGGTGAGCTGCTGGTAACCCGCGAAGTGGACGGCGGCCTGCAAACTGTGCGCCTGCCAATGCCCGCCATTGTGACCTCAGATCTGCGCCTCAACGAGCCACGCTACGCCAAACTGCCCGATATCATGAAAGCCAAGCGCAAGCCGCTGGATACCGTGACTCCGGAAGCCCTGGGCGTGACGTTAAAGGCACACCAGAAGCTTATCAGTGTGACTGCGCCTGCCGCCCGTCAGGCCGGTATCAAGGTGGCCTCTGTTGAAGAGCTGGTGGAAAAACTGAAAAACGAAGCAA
It encodes the following:
- a CDS encoding electron transfer flavoprotein subunit beta/FixA family protein is translated as MKILVPVKRVVDANVKVRVKADNTDVDTANLKMAINPFCEIAVEEAVRLKEAGHASEIVVVSVGSKAVQEQMRTAMALGADRGIHVEAGDDLAPVSIAKILKAVQDKEQAQLVLLGKQSIDGDNNQTGQMLAALMDAPQATFASKVVVEGGELLVTREVDGGLQTVRLPMPAIVTSDLRLNEPRYAKLPDIMKAKRKPLDTVTPEALGVTLKAHQKLISVTAPAARQAGIKVASVEELVEKLKNEAKVI